The following proteins are co-located in the Clostridiales bacterium genome:
- a CDS encoding O-antigen ligase family protein: MMQSIHERSIDEISNKEFDQSQRERYYRYHVWLLLAYIIIAPLGMIGLQGIGSIMKLISLLILVLGVLLLIAEDAVIQFTNPLARAWTAYVLYTAASILWSTNFEASFNIAAGLVQILLISLVIANMGIKEGDFRIVENACILTSLICLFLFFGGAGQQIEYGGRISIVFGSGMTDPNEFCAYFYITIAIILTRLLRNPLKMANVLYVFLLLVIFYCILTTGSRGGLMAAAAAAAVTWASATRASVKKLILLGLLAAVGYLAFVHFIISSMPQGVLERFHLTSMIADKGSDRIMIWTAAFQDIFSGNIRLIFGYGPFGVTFMRNTMHNQFLQALMDGGLIGLILYLNLAVQLYRRAIRKGSVLLGGLTGIFAALMTLSAYAFFKPVWITFLLCLIPVKLNEGDQRDDSIGKEIDQSDDCIEKEIDQSGELNQTDLV, encoded by the coding sequence ATGATGCAATCAATTCATGAGAGGTCCATCGATGAAATTTCAAATAAAGAATTTGATCAGAGTCAGAGGGAACGATACTACCGGTATCATGTTTGGCTGCTCCTTGCTTATATTATAATTGCCCCACTTGGCATGATTGGCCTTCAGGGAATTGGTTCAATCATGAAACTCATAAGTCTGCTGATTCTGGTTCTCGGCGTTCTTTTGCTGATTGCTGAGGATGCAGTCATCCAATTTACAAACCCTTTGGCGCGTGCATGGACGGCATATGTGCTCTATACGGCGGCAAGCATCCTCTGGTCAACCAATTTTGAAGCGAGCTTTAACATTGCAGCGGGGCTGGTACAAATTCTGCTGATCTCACTTGTGATTGCAAATATGGGAATTAAAGAGGGTGATTTCAGAATAGTTGAAAATGCCTGCATCCTCACTTCATTGATTTGTCTGTTTCTGTTTTTTGGAGGAGCAGGGCAGCAGATCGAGTACGGGGGGAGGATCTCCATCGTCTTCGGTTCGGGTATGACAGATCCCAATGAATTTTGTGCATATTTTTATATAACTATTGCGATTATTCTTACAAGACTGCTTCGAAATCCGTTAAAGATGGCAAACGTATTATACGTGTTTCTGCTGCTGGTGATCTTTTACTGCATCCTCACAACGGGCTCCAGAGGAGGACTGATGGCTGCCGCAGCGGCTGCCGCTGTAACCTGGGCATCTGCAACCAGGGCATCTGTGAAGAAACTTATATTGCTGGGGCTTCTGGCTGCAGTGGGATATCTTGCCTTTGTTCATTTCATCATATCCTCTATGCCTCAAGGGGTTTTGGAACGGTTTCATCTGACATCCATGATTGCGGACAAAGGAAGCGATCGAATTATGATTTGGACAGCGGCCTTTCAGGACATCTTCTCCGGTAATATCCGGCTCATATTCGGCTATGGTCCTTTCGGAGTTACTTTTATGAGAAATACCATGCATAACCAATTCCTTCAAGCTCTCATGGATGGGGGATTGATTGGGCTGATACTCTATTTGAACCTGGCTGTTCAGTTGTATCGGCGGGCCATTCGGAAAGGTTCTGTATTGCTGGGTGGGTTGACCGGTATCTTTGCGGCGTTGATGACTCTGTCAGCCTATGCGTTTTTTAAGCCTGTCTGGATTACTTTTTTACTTTGCCTGATCCCGGTGAAGCTAAATGAGGGCGATCAAAGGGACGATTCTATTGGAAAAGAGATTGATCAAAGTGATGATTGCATTGAAAAAGAGATTGATCAAAGTGGGGAACTCAATCAGACAGATCTTGTCTAA
- a CDS encoding glycosyltransferase family 2 protein, translating to MKLSIVVAAYNVEAFIERTLRSLLCQRDKQFEIIVVNDGASDGTERLICQVLENQNDIEYKVILKENGGVSSARNRGLAEASGDYVLFLDGDDYVADNLTIRFLEACSLEEAKGSVQADVICWGYRTVDENGSLLKDYFESYRTIPASITGTEALKNVFLHKSMWICTGSAAYRKQFLDQNQLQYTEGCSNGEDQEFMAKALAKAKGVTFINESLLFYVQRKDSVSFSRNVRKFDAIDAMERIVHSLGTDRNLELLEIAIEVRTRLLVENYFNSLDSCIEGWKIRPILNELDQLYPNLERKIVRSLRRYRREGKGFDRYRIKCRLYLIHPELYAAIVSLKRWAAKRNQNRLYRNLKSCEEHRISGSPGGCCR from the coding sequence ATGAAGCTAAGCATTGTCGTTGCTGCGTATAACGTAGAGGCCTTCATAGAGAGGACGCTGAGATCGCTGCTTTGTCAAAGAGATAAACAATTTGAAATCATTGTTGTAAATGACGGAGCCAGCGATGGAACGGAACGATTGATTTGTCAGGTTCTTGAAAACCAAAATGATATTGAATACAAGGTGATCCTCAAAGAAAACGGCGGTGTAAGCTCTGCCAGAAATAGAGGCTTAGCTGAGGCATCGGGTGACTATGTTCTGTTTCTGGATGGTGATGATTATGTAGCGGACAATCTCACCATACGATTCCTGGAAGCCTGTTCTCTGGAGGAAGCAAAAGGGTCAGTGCAGGCAGATGTCATCTGCTGGGGATATCGGACGGTGGATGAAAACGGAAGCCTTTTGAAAGATTATTTTGAATCCTATAGAACCATACCTGCAAGCATTACAGGAACAGAAGCACTGAAAAATGTTTTTCTCCATAAATCCATGTGGATTTGTACCGGCAGCGCAGCCTATCGAAAACAATTTCTTGATCAAAATCAACTGCAGTATACAGAAGGCTGCAGCAACGGTGAAGATCAGGAGTTTATGGCGAAAGCTCTGGCGAAAGCGAAGGGAGTCACTTTTATTAACGAGAGTCTTCTTTTCTATGTTCAAAGGAAGGACTCCGTTTCATTCAGCCGAAATGTCCGAAAATTTGACGCTATCGATGCAATGGAACGGATTGTCCATTCCCTGGGCACGGATAGAAACCTTGAGCTCTTAGAAATTGCCATCGAAGTCAGAACCAGGCTGCTGGTGGAAAATTATTTCAACAGTCTGGACTCCTGTATAGAGGGTTGGAAGATCCGCCCAATACTGAACGAGCTGGATCAACTCTATCCCAATCTGGAGCGAAAAATCGTGAGGAGTCTCAGGAGGTATCGCAGAGAAGGAAAGGGATTTGATCGATACCGGATCAAATGCAGGCTTTACTTGATTCACCCGGAACTTTATGCAGCGATTGTATCGCTAAAGCGTTGGGCTGCAAAGAGGAACCAAAATCGTCTGTATCGGAATTTGAAGAGCTGTGAAGAGCACAGGATTTCCGGATCTCCGGGAGGGTGCTGCAGATGA